The following are from one region of the Capsicum annuum cultivar UCD-10X-F1 chromosome 1, UCD10Xv1.1, whole genome shotgun sequence genome:
- the LOC107839602 gene encoding alpha-N-acetylglucosaminidase isoform X4 — MINLKSWFILSILYVFLCTAALGSDAIESVLRRLDSKKAPSVVQESAAKGVLQRLLPTHLHSFEFKIVSKDLCGGRSCFCITNYKSSSRSSPEILIEGTTAVEITSGLHWYLKYTCGAHISWDKTGGVQLASVPKPGSLPLVEAEGVMIQRPVPWNYYQNVVTSSYSFVWWDWQRWEKEIDWMALQGINLPLAFTGQEAIWQKVFLDYNITTRDLNDFFGGPAFLAWARMGNLHAWGGPLSQNWLNIQLALQKQILSRMQELGMTPVLPSFSGNVPAALKKIFPSANITRLGDWNTVSGDRRWCCTFLLAPSDPLFIEIGEAFIRKQFEEYGDITDIYNCDTFNENTPPTDDPSYIWSLGSAVYKAMSKANNNAVWLMQGWLFYSDSKYWKPPQMEALLHSVPRGKMIVLDLFADVKPIWKSSSQFYGTPYIWCMLHNFGGNMEMYGVLDAVASGPIDARTNENSTMVGVGMCMEGIEHNPVVYELMPEMAFRGTKFQLQGWLKSYSRRRYGKVNDQIEAAWEILYHTIYNCTDGIAFHNTDYIVKFPDWDPSGKTGTDISGTDVSNQNGMQKLAGFQWNRRFLFSDKSSSLPKPHLWYSTEDVNKALKLFLNAGKELSGSLTYRFTWTQYQLSSMRMLKR; from the exons atgataaatttaaaatcttggTTTATACTATCAATTCTTTATGTGTTCCTATGTACAGCAGCACTGGGATCAGATGCAATAGAGTCTGTGTTAAGGCGTTTGGATAGCAAAAAGGCACCATCTGTAGTTCAAGAATCTGCAGCTAAGGGTGTTTTGCAGAGGTTACTTCCAACCCATCTGCACAGTTTTGAATTTAAGATTGTCTCCAAG GATCTTTGTGGTGGAAGAAGTTGCTTTTGTATAACCAATTACAAGAGTTCAAGCAGAAGTTCACCTGAGATTTT GATTGAAGGAACTACTGCCGTTGAAATCACATCGGGGCTACACTGGTATTTAAAGTATACGTGTGGAGCTCATATTTCATGGGACAAGACAGGGGGTGTTCAGTTAGCTTCAGTTCCCAAGCCAGGATCACTGCCTCTCGTAGAAGCGGAGGGAGTGATGATCCAACGGCCAGTACCATGGAACTACTATCAAAATGTCGTCACATCCAGCT ATTCATTTGTTTGGTGGGATTGGCAAAGATGGGAGAAAGAGATTGATTGGATGGCACTTCAAGGAATCAACTTGCCTCTAGCATTTACGGGACAAGAAGCTATCTGGCAAAAAGTTTTCTTG GATTATAATATTACTACGCGAGATCTAAATGATTTCTTTGGTGGACCTGCTTTCCTGGCTTGGGCTCGCATGGGAAACCTACACGC ATGGGGTGGGCCTTTATCTCAAAACTGGTTAAATATTCAGTTAGCATTGCAGAAACAGATATTATCTCGCATGCAAGAGTTGGGCATGACCCCAG TGCTTCCATCATTCTCTGGAAATGTTCCAGCTGCATTAAAAAAGATATTCCCGTCTGCAAATATTACGAGGCTTGGAGACTG GAACACTGTTAGTGGTGACCGTCGATGGTGTTGTACTTTTCTCCTTGCTCCTTCCGATCCCTTATTTATTGAAATTGGAGAGGCATTTATTCGGAAACAGTTTGAGG AATACGGAGACATCACCGATATTTACAACTG TGATACTTTCAACGAGAACACTCCACCTACTGACGATCCGTCATATATTTGGTCTCTTGGGTCTGCTGTGTACAAAGCAATGTCAAAAGCAAATAACAATGCAGTGTGGTTGATGCAA GGCTGGCTATTTTATTCTGACTCCAAATACTGGAAGCCACCACAGATGGAG GCACTTTTACATTCAGTTCCACGTGGGAAGATGATAGTTCTTGATCTATTTGCTGATGTCAAACCAATATGGAAATCATCCTCTCAATTCTATGGCACTCCTTATATCTG GTGTATGCTGCACAACTTTGGAGGCAACATGGAAATGTATGGAGTGTTGGATGCAGTGGCCTCTGGTCCTATTGATGCCCGCACAAATGAGAACTCAACAATG GTTGGTGTTGGAATGTGCATGGAAGGAATAGAACACAATCCAGTTGTCTATGAGCTGATGCCCGAAATGGCATTTAGAGGAACTAAGTTTCAACTTCAG GGATGGTTGAAATCTTATTCTCGTAGACGTTATGGTAAAGTGAATGATCAAATTGAAGCTGCTTGGGAGATCCTTTATCATACAATCTACAACTGCACTGATGGAATAGCT TTTCACAACACAGACTACATTGTGAAATTCCCCGACTGGGACCCCTCAGGGAAGACGGGAACTGATATCTCGGGGACTGATGTTTCCAATCAGAATGGGATGCAAAAACTTGCAGGGTTCCAGTGGAATAGACGGTTCCTTTTCTCTGACAAAAGCTCTAGTCTACCAAAGCCTCACCTATGGTATTCTACAGAGGATGTCAACAAGGCATTAAAGCTATTCCTTAATGCAGGAAAAGAACTTTCTGGAAGCCTCACGTATAG GTTTACTTGGACGCAATATCAGCTTTCCTCCATGAGGATGCTAAAGCGTTGA
- the LOC107839602 gene encoding alpha-N-acetylglucosaminidase isoform X3, with translation MIQRPVPWNYYQNVVTSSYSFVWWDWQRWEKEIDWMALQGINLPLAFTGQEAIWQKVFLDYNITTRDLNDFFGGPAFLAWARMGNLHAWGGPLSQNWLNIQLALQKQILSRMQELGMTPVLPSFSGNVPAALKKIFPSANITRLGDWNTVSGDRRWCCTFLLAPSDPLFIEIGEAFIRKQFEEYGDITDIYNCDTFNENTPPTDDPSYIWSLGSAVYKAMSKANNNAVWLMQGWLFYSDSKYWKPPQMEALLHSVPRGKMIVLDLFADVKPIWKSSSQFYGTPYIWCMLHNFGGNMEMYGVLDAVASGPIDARTNENSTMVGVGMCMEGIEHNPVVYELMPEMAFRGTKFQLQGWLKSYSRRRYGKVNDQIEAAWEILYHTIYNCTDGIAFHNTDYIVKFPDWDPSGKTGTDISGTDVSNQNGMQKLAGFQWNRRFLFSDKSSSLPKPHLWYSTEDVNKALKLFLNAGKELSGSLTYRLLSLTLDVERELNSLCGLVHELVFRVELGPRYDLVDLTRQSLSKLANQVYLDAISAFLHEDAKALSLQSQKFLQLIKDIDKLLAADDNFLLGTWLESAKNLAMNSDEMKQYEWNARTQITMWYDNTKYNQSKLHDYANKFWSGLLEAYYLPRASMYFKLLSRSVEEKVDFNLLEWRKEWIPYSNKWQESTELYPVKAQGDALAIATALFEKYFS, from the exons ATGATCCAACGGCCAGTACCATGGAACTACTATCAAAATGTCGTCACATCCAGCT ATTCATTTGTTTGGTGGGATTGGCAAAGATGGGAGAAAGAGATTGATTGGATGGCACTTCAAGGAATCAACTTGCCTCTAGCATTTACGGGACAAGAAGCTATCTGGCAAAAAGTTTTCTTG GATTATAATATTACTACGCGAGATCTAAATGATTTCTTTGGTGGACCTGCTTTCCTGGCTTGGGCTCGCATGGGAAACCTACACGC ATGGGGTGGGCCTTTATCTCAAAACTGGTTAAATATTCAGTTAGCATTGCAGAAACAGATATTATCTCGCATGCAAGAGTTGGGCATGACCCCAG TGCTTCCATCATTCTCTGGAAATGTTCCAGCTGCATTAAAAAAGATATTCCCGTCTGCAAATATTACGAGGCTTGGAGACTG GAACACTGTTAGTGGTGACCGTCGATGGTGTTGTACTTTTCTCCTTGCTCCTTCCGATCCCTTATTTATTGAAATTGGAGAGGCATTTATTCGGAAACAGTTTGAGG AATACGGAGACATCACCGATATTTACAACTG TGATACTTTCAACGAGAACACTCCACCTACTGACGATCCGTCATATATTTGGTCTCTTGGGTCTGCTGTGTACAAAGCAATGTCAAAAGCAAATAACAATGCAGTGTGGTTGATGCAA GGCTGGCTATTTTATTCTGACTCCAAATACTGGAAGCCACCACAGATGGAG GCACTTTTACATTCAGTTCCACGTGGGAAGATGATAGTTCTTGATCTATTTGCTGATGTCAAACCAATATGGAAATCATCCTCTCAATTCTATGGCACTCCTTATATCTG GTGTATGCTGCACAACTTTGGAGGCAACATGGAAATGTATGGAGTGTTGGATGCAGTGGCCTCTGGTCCTATTGATGCCCGCACAAATGAGAACTCAACAATG GTTGGTGTTGGAATGTGCATGGAAGGAATAGAACACAATCCAGTTGTCTATGAGCTGATGCCCGAAATGGCATTTAGAGGAACTAAGTTTCAACTTCAG GGATGGTTGAAATCTTATTCTCGTAGACGTTATGGTAAAGTGAATGATCAAATTGAAGCTGCTTGGGAGATCCTTTATCATACAATCTACAACTGCACTGATGGAATAGCT TTTCACAACACAGACTACATTGTGAAATTCCCCGACTGGGACCCCTCAGGGAAGACGGGAACTGATATCTCGGGGACTGATGTTTCCAATCAGAATGGGATGCAAAAACTTGCAGGGTTCCAGTGGAATAGACGGTTCCTTTTCTCTGACAAAAGCTCTAGTCTACCAAAGCCTCACCTATGGTATTCTACAGAGGATGTCAACAAGGCATTAAAGCTATTCCTTAATGCAGGAAAAGAACTTTCTGGAAGCCTCACGTATAG GTTGTTGAGTCTCACACTGGATGTGGAAAGGGAATTGAACTCCTTATGTGGTCTTGTGCATGAGCTTGTCTTCAgagttgagttaggcccaag ATACGATTTGGTTGATTTAACCAGACAATCACTTTCCAAGCTTGCAAACCAGGTTTACTTGGACGCAATATCAGCTTTCCTCCATGAGGATGCTAAAGCGTTGAGTCTGCAAAGTCAGAAATTCCTTCAACTTATCAAGGACATTGACAAGCTTCTAGCAGCTGATGATAATTTTCTACTTGGAACGTGGCTGGAGAGTGCCAAAAACTTGGCGATGAATTCTGATGAAATGAAGCAG TATGAGTGGAATGCAAGGACACAAATAACTATGTGGTATGACAACACAAAGTACAATCAGAGTAAACTTCATGATTATG CAAACAAGTTTTGGAGTGGCTTATTAGAAGCATACTATCTTCCACGAGCATCGATGTATTTCAAGCTCCTATCTAGAAGCGTAGAAGAAAAAGTGGACTTCAACTTGTTGGAGTGGAGAAAAGAGTGGATACCATATTCAAATAAGTGGCAAGAAAGTACCGAGCTTTACCCTGTGAAGGCACAAGGAGACGCCCTTGCTATTGCTACTGCTCTATTTGAGAAATATTTCAGTTGA
- the LOC107839602 gene encoding alpha-N-acetylglucosaminidase isoform X2, with protein MINLKSWFILSILYVFLCTAALGSDAIESVLRRLDSKKAPSVVQESAAKGVLQRLLPTHLHSFEFKIVSKDLCGGRSCFCITNYKSSSRSSPEILIEGTTAVEITSGLHWYLKYTCGAHISWDKTGGVQLASVPKPGSLPLVEAEGVMIQRPVPWNYYQNVVTSSYSFVWWDWQRWEKEIDWMALQGINLPLAFTGQEAIWQKVFLDYNITTRDLNDFFGGPAFLAWARMGNLHAWGGPLSQNWLNIQLALQKQILSRMQELGMTPVLPSFSGNVPAALKKIFPSANITRLGDWNTVSGDRRWCCTFLLAPSDPLFIEIGEAFIRKQFEEYGDITDIYNCDTFNENTPPTDDPSYIWSLGSAVYKAMSKANNNAVWLMQGWLFYSDSKYWKPPQMEALLHSVPRGKMIVLDLFADVKPIWKSSSQFYGTPYIWCMLHNFGGNMEMYGVLDAVASGPIDARTNENSTMVGVGMCMEGIEHNPVVYELMPEMAFRGTKFQLQGWLKSYSRRRYGKVNDQIEAAWEILYHTIYNCTDGIAFHNTDYIVKFPDWDPSGKTGTDISGTDVSNQNGMQKLAGFQWNRRFLFSDKSSSLPKPHLWYSTEDVNKALKLFLNAGKELSGSLTYRYDLVDLTRQSLSKLANQVYLDAISAFLHEDAKALSLQSQKFLQLIKDIDKLLAADDNFLLGTWLESAKNLAMNSDEMKQYEWNARTQITMWYDNTKYNQSKLHDYANKFWSGLLEAYYLPRASMYFKLLSRSVEEKVDFNLLEWRKEWIPYSNKWQESTELYPVKAQGDALAIATALFEKYFS; from the exons atgataaatttaaaatcttggTTTATACTATCAATTCTTTATGTGTTCCTATGTACAGCAGCACTGGGATCAGATGCAATAGAGTCTGTGTTAAGGCGTTTGGATAGCAAAAAGGCACCATCTGTAGTTCAAGAATCTGCAGCTAAGGGTGTTTTGCAGAGGTTACTTCCAACCCATCTGCACAGTTTTGAATTTAAGATTGTCTCCAAG GATCTTTGTGGTGGAAGAAGTTGCTTTTGTATAACCAATTACAAGAGTTCAAGCAGAAGTTCACCTGAGATTTT GATTGAAGGAACTACTGCCGTTGAAATCACATCGGGGCTACACTGGTATTTAAAGTATACGTGTGGAGCTCATATTTCATGGGACAAGACAGGGGGTGTTCAGTTAGCTTCAGTTCCCAAGCCAGGATCACTGCCTCTCGTAGAAGCGGAGGGAGTGATGATCCAACGGCCAGTACCATGGAACTACTATCAAAATGTCGTCACATCCAGCT ATTCATTTGTTTGGTGGGATTGGCAAAGATGGGAGAAAGAGATTGATTGGATGGCACTTCAAGGAATCAACTTGCCTCTAGCATTTACGGGACAAGAAGCTATCTGGCAAAAAGTTTTCTTG GATTATAATATTACTACGCGAGATCTAAATGATTTCTTTGGTGGACCTGCTTTCCTGGCTTGGGCTCGCATGGGAAACCTACACGC ATGGGGTGGGCCTTTATCTCAAAACTGGTTAAATATTCAGTTAGCATTGCAGAAACAGATATTATCTCGCATGCAAGAGTTGGGCATGACCCCAG TGCTTCCATCATTCTCTGGAAATGTTCCAGCTGCATTAAAAAAGATATTCCCGTCTGCAAATATTACGAGGCTTGGAGACTG GAACACTGTTAGTGGTGACCGTCGATGGTGTTGTACTTTTCTCCTTGCTCCTTCCGATCCCTTATTTATTGAAATTGGAGAGGCATTTATTCGGAAACAGTTTGAGG AATACGGAGACATCACCGATATTTACAACTG TGATACTTTCAACGAGAACACTCCACCTACTGACGATCCGTCATATATTTGGTCTCTTGGGTCTGCTGTGTACAAAGCAATGTCAAAAGCAAATAACAATGCAGTGTGGTTGATGCAA GGCTGGCTATTTTATTCTGACTCCAAATACTGGAAGCCACCACAGATGGAG GCACTTTTACATTCAGTTCCACGTGGGAAGATGATAGTTCTTGATCTATTTGCTGATGTCAAACCAATATGGAAATCATCCTCTCAATTCTATGGCACTCCTTATATCTG GTGTATGCTGCACAACTTTGGAGGCAACATGGAAATGTATGGAGTGTTGGATGCAGTGGCCTCTGGTCCTATTGATGCCCGCACAAATGAGAACTCAACAATG GTTGGTGTTGGAATGTGCATGGAAGGAATAGAACACAATCCAGTTGTCTATGAGCTGATGCCCGAAATGGCATTTAGAGGAACTAAGTTTCAACTTCAG GGATGGTTGAAATCTTATTCTCGTAGACGTTATGGTAAAGTGAATGATCAAATTGAAGCTGCTTGGGAGATCCTTTATCATACAATCTACAACTGCACTGATGGAATAGCT TTTCACAACACAGACTACATTGTGAAATTCCCCGACTGGGACCCCTCAGGGAAGACGGGAACTGATATCTCGGGGACTGATGTTTCCAATCAGAATGGGATGCAAAAACTTGCAGGGTTCCAGTGGAATAGACGGTTCCTTTTCTCTGACAAAAGCTCTAGTCTACCAAAGCCTCACCTATGGTATTCTACAGAGGATGTCAACAAGGCATTAAAGCTATTCCTTAATGCAGGAAAAGAACTTTCTGGAAGCCTCACGTATAG ATACGATTTGGTTGATTTAACCAGACAATCACTTTCCAAGCTTGCAAACCAGGTTTACTTGGACGCAATATCAGCTTTCCTCCATGAGGATGCTAAAGCGTTGAGTCTGCAAAGTCAGAAATTCCTTCAACTTATCAAGGACATTGACAAGCTTCTAGCAGCTGATGATAATTTTCTACTTGGAACGTGGCTGGAGAGTGCCAAAAACTTGGCGATGAATTCTGATGAAATGAAGCAG TATGAGTGGAATGCAAGGACACAAATAACTATGTGGTATGACAACACAAAGTACAATCAGAGTAAACTTCATGATTATG CAAACAAGTTTTGGAGTGGCTTATTAGAAGCATACTATCTTCCACGAGCATCGATGTATTTCAAGCTCCTATCTAGAAGCGTAGAAGAAAAAGTGGACTTCAACTTGTTGGAGTGGAGAAAAGAGTGGATACCATATTCAAATAAGTGGCAAGAAAGTACCGAGCTTTACCCTGTGAAGGCACAAGGAGACGCCCTTGCTATTGCTACTGCTCTATTTGAGAAATATTTCAGTTGA
- the LOC107839602 gene encoding alpha-N-acetylglucosaminidase isoform X5 → MINLKSWFILSILYVFLCTAALGSDAIESVLRRLDSKKAPSVVQESAAKGVLQRLLPTHLHSFEFKIVSKDLCGGRSCFCITNYKSSSRSSPEILIEGTTAVEITSGLHWYLKYTCGAHISWDKTGGVQLASVPKPGSLPLVEAEGVMIQRPVPWNYYQNVVTSSYSFVWWDWQRWEKEIDWMALQGINLPLAFTGQEAIWQKVFLDYNITTRDLNDFFGGPAFLAWARMGNLHAWGGPLSQNWLNIQLALQKQILSRMQELGMTPVLPSFSGNVPAALKKIFPSANITRLGDWNTVSGDRRWCCTFLLAPSDPLFIEIGEAFIRKQFEEYGDITDIYNCDTFNENTPPTDDPSYIWSLGSAVYKAMSKANNNAVWLMQGWLFYSDSKYWKPPQMEALLHSVPRGKMIVLDLFADVKPIWKSSSQFYGTPYIWCMLHNFGGNMEMYGVLDAVASGPIDARTNENSTMVGVGMCMEGIEHNPVVYELMPEMAFRGTKFQLQGWLKSYSRRRYGKVNDQIEAAWEILYHTIYNCTDGIAFHNTDYIVKFPDWDPSGKTGTDISGTDVSNQNGMQKLAGFQWNRRFLFSDKSSSLPKPHLWYSTEDVNKALKLFLNAGKELSGSLTYRIP, encoded by the exons atgataaatttaaaatcttggTTTATACTATCAATTCTTTATGTGTTCCTATGTACAGCAGCACTGGGATCAGATGCAATAGAGTCTGTGTTAAGGCGTTTGGATAGCAAAAAGGCACCATCTGTAGTTCAAGAATCTGCAGCTAAGGGTGTTTTGCAGAGGTTACTTCCAACCCATCTGCACAGTTTTGAATTTAAGATTGTCTCCAAG GATCTTTGTGGTGGAAGAAGTTGCTTTTGTATAACCAATTACAAGAGTTCAAGCAGAAGTTCACCTGAGATTTT GATTGAAGGAACTACTGCCGTTGAAATCACATCGGGGCTACACTGGTATTTAAAGTATACGTGTGGAGCTCATATTTCATGGGACAAGACAGGGGGTGTTCAGTTAGCTTCAGTTCCCAAGCCAGGATCACTGCCTCTCGTAGAAGCGGAGGGAGTGATGATCCAACGGCCAGTACCATGGAACTACTATCAAAATGTCGTCACATCCAGCT ATTCATTTGTTTGGTGGGATTGGCAAAGATGGGAGAAAGAGATTGATTGGATGGCACTTCAAGGAATCAACTTGCCTCTAGCATTTACGGGACAAGAAGCTATCTGGCAAAAAGTTTTCTTG GATTATAATATTACTACGCGAGATCTAAATGATTTCTTTGGTGGACCTGCTTTCCTGGCTTGGGCTCGCATGGGAAACCTACACGC ATGGGGTGGGCCTTTATCTCAAAACTGGTTAAATATTCAGTTAGCATTGCAGAAACAGATATTATCTCGCATGCAAGAGTTGGGCATGACCCCAG TGCTTCCATCATTCTCTGGAAATGTTCCAGCTGCATTAAAAAAGATATTCCCGTCTGCAAATATTACGAGGCTTGGAGACTG GAACACTGTTAGTGGTGACCGTCGATGGTGTTGTACTTTTCTCCTTGCTCCTTCCGATCCCTTATTTATTGAAATTGGAGAGGCATTTATTCGGAAACAGTTTGAGG AATACGGAGACATCACCGATATTTACAACTG TGATACTTTCAACGAGAACACTCCACCTACTGACGATCCGTCATATATTTGGTCTCTTGGGTCTGCTGTGTACAAAGCAATGTCAAAAGCAAATAACAATGCAGTGTGGTTGATGCAA GGCTGGCTATTTTATTCTGACTCCAAATACTGGAAGCCACCACAGATGGAG GCACTTTTACATTCAGTTCCACGTGGGAAGATGATAGTTCTTGATCTATTTGCTGATGTCAAACCAATATGGAAATCATCCTCTCAATTCTATGGCACTCCTTATATCTG GTGTATGCTGCACAACTTTGGAGGCAACATGGAAATGTATGGAGTGTTGGATGCAGTGGCCTCTGGTCCTATTGATGCCCGCACAAATGAGAACTCAACAATG GTTGGTGTTGGAATGTGCATGGAAGGAATAGAACACAATCCAGTTGTCTATGAGCTGATGCCCGAAATGGCATTTAGAGGAACTAAGTTTCAACTTCAG GGATGGTTGAAATCTTATTCTCGTAGACGTTATGGTAAAGTGAATGATCAAATTGAAGCTGCTTGGGAGATCCTTTATCATACAATCTACAACTGCACTGATGGAATAGCT TTTCACAACACAGACTACATTGTGAAATTCCCCGACTGGGACCCCTCAGGGAAGACGGGAACTGATATCTCGGGGACTGATGTTTCCAATCAGAATGGGATGCAAAAACTTGCAGGGTTCCAGTGGAATAGACGGTTCCTTTTCTCTGACAAAAGCTCTAGTCTACCAAAGCCTCACCTATGGTATTCTACAGAGGATGTCAACAAGGCATTAAAGCTATTCCTTAATGCAGGAAAAGAACTTTCTGGAAGCCTCACGTATAG AATTCCATAA
- the LOC107839602 gene encoding alpha-N-acetylglucosaminidase isoform X1: MINLKSWFILSILYVFLCTAALGSDAIESVLRRLDSKKAPSVVQESAAKGVLQRLLPTHLHSFEFKIVSKDLCGGRSCFCITNYKSSSRSSPEILIEGTTAVEITSGLHWYLKYTCGAHISWDKTGGVQLASVPKPGSLPLVEAEGVMIQRPVPWNYYQNVVTSSYSFVWWDWQRWEKEIDWMALQGINLPLAFTGQEAIWQKVFLDYNITTRDLNDFFGGPAFLAWARMGNLHAWGGPLSQNWLNIQLALQKQILSRMQELGMTPVLPSFSGNVPAALKKIFPSANITRLGDWNTVSGDRRWCCTFLLAPSDPLFIEIGEAFIRKQFEEYGDITDIYNCDTFNENTPPTDDPSYIWSLGSAVYKAMSKANNNAVWLMQGWLFYSDSKYWKPPQMEALLHSVPRGKMIVLDLFADVKPIWKSSSQFYGTPYIWCMLHNFGGNMEMYGVLDAVASGPIDARTNENSTMVGVGMCMEGIEHNPVVYELMPEMAFRGTKFQLQGWLKSYSRRRYGKVNDQIEAAWEILYHTIYNCTDGIAFHNTDYIVKFPDWDPSGKTGTDISGTDVSNQNGMQKLAGFQWNRRFLFSDKSSSLPKPHLWYSTEDVNKALKLFLNAGKELSGSLTYRLLSLTLDVERELNSLCGLVHELVFRVELGPRYDLVDLTRQSLSKLANQVYLDAISAFLHEDAKALSLQSQKFLQLIKDIDKLLAADDNFLLGTWLESAKNLAMNSDEMKQYEWNARTQITMWYDNTKYNQSKLHDYANKFWSGLLEAYYLPRASMYFKLLSRSVEEKVDFNLLEWRKEWIPYSNKWQESTELYPVKAQGDALAIATALFEKYFS, from the exons atgataaatttaaaatcttggTTTATACTATCAATTCTTTATGTGTTCCTATGTACAGCAGCACTGGGATCAGATGCAATAGAGTCTGTGTTAAGGCGTTTGGATAGCAAAAAGGCACCATCTGTAGTTCAAGAATCTGCAGCTAAGGGTGTTTTGCAGAGGTTACTTCCAACCCATCTGCACAGTTTTGAATTTAAGATTGTCTCCAAG GATCTTTGTGGTGGAAGAAGTTGCTTTTGTATAACCAATTACAAGAGTTCAAGCAGAAGTTCACCTGAGATTTT GATTGAAGGAACTACTGCCGTTGAAATCACATCGGGGCTACACTGGTATTTAAAGTATACGTGTGGAGCTCATATTTCATGGGACAAGACAGGGGGTGTTCAGTTAGCTTCAGTTCCCAAGCCAGGATCACTGCCTCTCGTAGAAGCGGAGGGAGTGATGATCCAACGGCCAGTACCATGGAACTACTATCAAAATGTCGTCACATCCAGCT ATTCATTTGTTTGGTGGGATTGGCAAAGATGGGAGAAAGAGATTGATTGGATGGCACTTCAAGGAATCAACTTGCCTCTAGCATTTACGGGACAAGAAGCTATCTGGCAAAAAGTTTTCTTG GATTATAATATTACTACGCGAGATCTAAATGATTTCTTTGGTGGACCTGCTTTCCTGGCTTGGGCTCGCATGGGAAACCTACACGC ATGGGGTGGGCCTTTATCTCAAAACTGGTTAAATATTCAGTTAGCATTGCAGAAACAGATATTATCTCGCATGCAAGAGTTGGGCATGACCCCAG TGCTTCCATCATTCTCTGGAAATGTTCCAGCTGCATTAAAAAAGATATTCCCGTCTGCAAATATTACGAGGCTTGGAGACTG GAACACTGTTAGTGGTGACCGTCGATGGTGTTGTACTTTTCTCCTTGCTCCTTCCGATCCCTTATTTATTGAAATTGGAGAGGCATTTATTCGGAAACAGTTTGAGG AATACGGAGACATCACCGATATTTACAACTG TGATACTTTCAACGAGAACACTCCACCTACTGACGATCCGTCATATATTTGGTCTCTTGGGTCTGCTGTGTACAAAGCAATGTCAAAAGCAAATAACAATGCAGTGTGGTTGATGCAA GGCTGGCTATTTTATTCTGACTCCAAATACTGGAAGCCACCACAGATGGAG GCACTTTTACATTCAGTTCCACGTGGGAAGATGATAGTTCTTGATCTATTTGCTGATGTCAAACCAATATGGAAATCATCCTCTCAATTCTATGGCACTCCTTATATCTG GTGTATGCTGCACAACTTTGGAGGCAACATGGAAATGTATGGAGTGTTGGATGCAGTGGCCTCTGGTCCTATTGATGCCCGCACAAATGAGAACTCAACAATG GTTGGTGTTGGAATGTGCATGGAAGGAATAGAACACAATCCAGTTGTCTATGAGCTGATGCCCGAAATGGCATTTAGAGGAACTAAGTTTCAACTTCAG GGATGGTTGAAATCTTATTCTCGTAGACGTTATGGTAAAGTGAATGATCAAATTGAAGCTGCTTGGGAGATCCTTTATCATACAATCTACAACTGCACTGATGGAATAGCT TTTCACAACACAGACTACATTGTGAAATTCCCCGACTGGGACCCCTCAGGGAAGACGGGAACTGATATCTCGGGGACTGATGTTTCCAATCAGAATGGGATGCAAAAACTTGCAGGGTTCCAGTGGAATAGACGGTTCCTTTTCTCTGACAAAAGCTCTAGTCTACCAAAGCCTCACCTATGGTATTCTACAGAGGATGTCAACAAGGCATTAAAGCTATTCCTTAATGCAGGAAAAGAACTTTCTGGAAGCCTCACGTATAG GTTGTTGAGTCTCACACTGGATGTGGAAAGGGAATTGAACTCCTTATGTGGTCTTGTGCATGAGCTTGTCTTCAgagttgagttaggcccaag ATACGATTTGGTTGATTTAACCAGACAATCACTTTCCAAGCTTGCAAACCAGGTTTACTTGGACGCAATATCAGCTTTCCTCCATGAGGATGCTAAAGCGTTGAGTCTGCAAAGTCAGAAATTCCTTCAACTTATCAAGGACATTGACAAGCTTCTAGCAGCTGATGATAATTTTCTACTTGGAACGTGGCTGGAGAGTGCCAAAAACTTGGCGATGAATTCTGATGAAATGAAGCAG TATGAGTGGAATGCAAGGACACAAATAACTATGTGGTATGACAACACAAAGTACAATCAGAGTAAACTTCATGATTATG CAAACAAGTTTTGGAGTGGCTTATTAGAAGCATACTATCTTCCACGAGCATCGATGTATTTCAAGCTCCTATCTAGAAGCGTAGAAGAAAAAGTGGACTTCAACTTGTTGGAGTGGAGAAAAGAGTGGATACCATATTCAAATAAGTGGCAAGAAAGTACCGAGCTTTACCCTGTGAAGGCACAAGGAGACGCCCTTGCTATTGCTACTGCTCTATTTGAGAAATATTTCAGTTGA